In Chitinivibrionales bacterium, the sequence AGAATAGACTGGCGGATCCACCAGACGGCATAGGAAATGAATTTGAAATTCTTGTTTTCATCAAACCGTTTCGCCGCCTTAATCAGCCCAAGATTCCCTTCGTTGATTAAATCGTTGAGCGGCAAACCCTGATTCTGATAAGTACGGGCAACTCCTACAACAAAACGAAGATTGCACTCGACCAGCTCTTTCAATGCCGACTTATCGCCTTTTTTAATCCGTCGAGCCAACTGGAACTCATCTTCCCGTGAAAGCGATTTGCTTTTGCTTATCTCTTTGAGATACTGCTCAAGCGATGTTGGCTTGACCCGGATATTATGTGGAATTGAGATAGTATGTGACATTCTTGTTAGTAGTACATTAAGTTAACATTAAAATGACAATTAAAGTAACACAAAAAAATAATAAATATTGCATCTATATAGCAAAATATATTATTATTACATACAAATAAAGTCAAAATACTTTTTGTTGGGAATAATGATGAGCCTGAATGAAACTGAAAAAACAGTAGGGCATAACAGGTGCTTCTATATAGAAGCAAATTAGCAGGGAAAAGATTAGCAGGGAAAAAGATTTGTATATCCCTGAAATTCTGTTCATCTCATTGGTCCCACTTATCTGAAAGGAGATCCAGAAAATGCCTGCAACTCTTAAGCGATACGATATCACATTTCCCGAAATATCCGGTTTGTCTCAAGACAAAGAATGGGTATTGTTTGATGATGGTGAATGTAAGCGAAAAGTGAGATTACATAACTATGATGAGATTTATCAGGTGCCCGGTTTATATGAAGAAATATTCTATAATAGCCTTCAATGCTGCTCACCGCGGGTTATTGTATCGATGTTAAAAGAGGAGATGGCCAGGGAAGGTGCTGATCCGAAAAACCTTTCAGTTCTCGATTTTGGTGCAGGAAATGGTATTGTAGGTGAAGAACTCCGGAAAATCGGCGTTAGCCGGGTTGTGGGTGCAGATATTATTCCGGAAGCGTGCGAAGCCGCATACCGTGACCGTCCGGGAGTCTATCATGACTACGCTGTCATGGATTTAAGTCAGATGGATGTTTTTACAACCAAGTCATTGCTTACTCATAAGTTCAATTCCCTGATTACTGTTGCCGCCCTTGGTTTCGGTGACATTCCAACCCAGGCATTTATCAATGCTTTCAATCTGGTTGAAGATGGCGGATGGATCGCTTTTAATATTAAAGAGACATTCCTTTCAGATAAAGATTTTACAGGATTCAAGGATCTTTTACACACAAATCTTGATACGAGTATTTCGATTTGTGCGAGCAAAAACTATTGCCATCGCCTTTCAATTACCGGGAAAAAGCTTCATTATGCAGCGGTTATCGGACGAAAGGTATCTGATATGAAAATGAACGACCGCAATAATTAACCCGGAATGATTGAATTTAAAAACGTCAGCAAACACTATAATGCAGACACTTACGGGGCAAAAGACCTCAGTTTTCTGGTAAAAGATGGAGAAATCTTTGTTCTTGTCGGTTTATCCGGATGTGGCAAGACAACCACATTAAAACTGATCAACCGATTGATCGAGGCGGATACCGGGGATATTAAGATTAACGGTATTGATGTAAAAGAGTGGGATCCTATTGCCCTCAGAAGGAATATCGGGTACGTCATTCAGGACTCCGGCCTGTTTCCTCATATGACTATTGCCGAAAATGTCGCCATTATTCCTCGATTAAAACGGTGGAACCGGAAAAAGATCGATGATACGGTCAGATCAATGCTTTCGAAGGTGGATCTTGACCCTGAGATTTACGGGAGCAGGTATCCAGCTCAGTTATCGGGCGGCCAGAAAAAAAGAGCTGGTGTGGCCCGGGCACTTGCCGGAAATGCCGAGATTATTCTCATGGATGAACCCTTTGGCGGGCTCGATCCGATAACCAGGGAAGAACTCCAGAATGAGTTTGTAAAACTGCAAAAAAAGCTGAGTAAATCGGTCGTTTTTGTGACCCATGATATCTTCGAGGCTGTGAAAATCGGAAATCGTATCGCTGTAATGCACGATGGCCGCATACAGCAGCTCAATTATCCCGATTTAATCCTGCATAATCCCGCCAACAAATTTGTTGAAAATTTTATCGGGCCTCACCGGGATTATCTGATAAACTATGCAGAAAAACTTGCTCGGGAAAAACGTTTAGTATTATGATGGCTTTTATTCGTTTTGTGCTTGAAAAAAAAGCGGAAATCCTTACCCTTACCGGCCAGCACATTACCCTGACCGGTATATCGGTATTTCTTGCAATTGTATGCGGGGTACCGCTGGGTATACTTTTAAGCAGGATCCAGTGGCTGGCGCGATGGGTCCTTGGATTGGCCGGAATTGTTCAGACAATCCCCAGCCTCGCTCTCCTTGGCTTTTTGGTTCCCATTCCGATTATCGGGGGG encodes:
- a CDS encoding methyltransferase domain-containing protein, which produces MPATLKRYDITFPEISGLSQDKEWVLFDDGECKRKVRLHNYDEIYQVPGLYEEIFYNSLQCCSPRVIVSMLKEEMAREGADPKNLSVLDFGAGNGIVGEELRKIGVSRVVGADIIPEACEAAYRDRPGVYHDYAVMDLSQMDVFTTKSLLTHKFNSLITVAALGFGDIPTQAFINAFNLVEDGGWIAFNIKETFLSDKDFTGFKDLLHTNLDTSISICASKNYCHRLSITGKKLHYAAVIGRKVSDMKMNDRNN
- a CDS encoding ATP-binding cassette domain-containing protein translates to MIEFKNVSKHYNADTYGAKDLSFLVKDGEIFVLVGLSGCGKTTTLKLINRLIEADTGDIKINGIDVKEWDPIALRRNIGYVIQDSGLFPHMTIAENVAIIPRLKRWNRKKIDDTVRSMLSKVDLDPEIYGSRYPAQLSGGQKKRAGVARALAGNAEIILMDEPFGGLDPITREELQNEFVKLQKKLSKSVVFVTHDIFEAVKIGNRIAVMHDGRIQQLNYPDLILHNPANKFVENFIGPHRDYLINYAEKLAREKRLVL